ACTATAAAGTCCGGTGCCTGTGTACTAGGGTTCCAGGTGTATGATTGATAAAGTCTGACCTGGGTGATTGTTGCCCCAGCAGGTATAGTATAGTTTGCGGGAGTCCACTGCACTACACATGGATTGGTCCATCCAGTGCTGACGTATTTAGAGGTTCCAGTGGAGTATATTAGGTCATACTGGCCTTCAAATATTTTCTGGGTTTCCATATCACTGCCGTTTGTGTATCTGGTACCTTTATATCCATTATAGAACACAGTTCGCAGCATATTGAATATATTATTAGTTTCATTGGTTTCTGGTATTTCACTATCAGAGTCTGCAAATATATTTATCGAGACTTCTCCAGTTGTTGTTGGAGCATAACCTGTGAATGTTACCGTGGTGGTGGCTCCTGCAGCTAGACCATCTACCCTGATGGTTTCAATGTGTCCATCTACAGTTAAGCGTATATTAAATGCCCCCACAGCATCCAGTCCATTGTTTTTAAGAGTTACAGTGATGTTGTTGGGTTCATTGGCAAATAATTGCTGATGGTCTGAAGATGCACCGGTATTAAATGCTACGTTGGTAACATTTATATCGTAGTTAGCTGCTTCTTTTACTACCAATGCTGCTAATACGCTTTTAAATGAGGATCCAGTTGTTAGACTGTATTGTAAATTACTATTAACACCCGGTGTTACATTACTTGTTACATCCCACTGGTGGTATTCGAAGAAATTAACTGGTGAAACCGGGTCTGCACTAGTTAAATTTTGACCATTGAATGAGTATCCTCCATCTTTACTAGATAGTGCCACGTTATAAAGGGTGGCATTAGCTATATCTGCAGTTACTGTACTGGTGTTAAATAATGTGGTTGATGGAGATGAAGCAGCATTGATCCAGTCCTGTCCTGCGTTTACCCAGTAGTGGATTCTGTCTGTATCGCCGTCGTTGTATGCTACTACCAGGGCCATTAATTTCAACCGACCATCAAAGTTGTAGCCGTCTATGGCTTCAGTTTTCACATACAGTGAAGGGTTAGTACAGGTTATGTAGTCCGTTACATCGTACCATACCAGGTAATCAGAATACACTTTTGTGCAGTGGTCATTTAACCAGTAAACTGTCCCATTTGTACCTGCAGCTATATTCATTTCTTCCTGACCAAGGGTTGTTTCATAAGTACCATCACCATTACCATCTAATTTGGTGGTAGTATTTAATCCGTAGCTGTTTGTTGCAGATCCACCATATACATTGACATAAACTCTTGCCCACTGAATATCAGTATAGTTAGGAATATCATATGTCTTGTTGAATTCACGAGAAGGAACACTTGATTCCTGATCTGTCCATGGTACTGGTTGGTCTGCATCAATATACAAACCTCCAGAAACAGTACCGTTTTGTGTGTCATTTTGTGGTAGTGTTTCTGCTGATGCAGCCCCACTTAATACCAGCACACACAACATGAAAAGAGTTATAAATAAACTTTTTTTCTTAAAATTGTTGAGTGAAACTTTGTTCACCTCCTATTAATAACATACTTCAATTTATTCTTTGAAATAAGTTTTTTTATCGAATATTTAATGAAATAGATATTTCTTGTCCCTATTTTTTTCTTGAAAGTCCCAAAAATCAGTTAGTATATGACCGCCTCATATCCCCTCCACTAATTTTATGAACTTTATCTCCTTGTTTCTCATATATATTACTATTTATTATCTTTTTATTATTACTAAATTAAGGTTTTTGGAACTTTTCGTAATAACAATGAACTGAATAAACCACACCGAGGGAGAAAAAATTCAAATATTAGAAAAAGTCCGCAATAAAATGAATTAATGCAGCCACTAGACACAATAAAAGGTTTATTTTTCAATAAAGCAAAAATAAAAGCTATTTAAATCCAGAATAATACTCTAAAATCAATAAAAAAAATGAGTAATAATAAACTCTAAAAAATAGTGAAAAAAGTAATAACAAATTGTATATAACTAATAATAACCTAATAATTAACAATTAAGAATGAAGAGGGGATAATATTAAAAATAGAATAATATTTATGATTATATTGATTTTAATATTCCTTGGAAGTGGAACTGTTTTTGCGGGAAACAGTGGGGATCCACTGAACACCACCCAGAATGGAACTGTGAGTGGTGGTGTTTACACTGATTCATATTATGGGTTCAATGAATCCAGCCAATCAAGTGGTTCATCGAATATAGTGACCAAAGACTTTATGGACCTTCCCCAGAACGCTACAGTAAAGTGGGCGCAATTGAGTGTGGTAATATACAGTGGCAGCCAGACTGCTAATTATAGCGGATATGCCAATGTGAGCTTCAATGACCACCAGATAGGATACGAACATCTAAGCAGCTCTTATACCATGAATACCACTGCTTTATGGCTCAATGATCATGTGAACCGAGTAAGCAGTGATTATTTAATGTTCTATGATGTTACTGATTTAGTGAAAACCCAGAACACCGCTACAGTCATAACCACCCCTACAGGTAGTTTTGACGGAAGGATAAAATTAATTAACTTAGTAGTGGCCTACGACGATGGCGACACTGATGAAATATTCTACTGGATCAATTTTGGGCACGAAGCTCTAAACACAACCATAGGAACTACTTATTTTAATGGCACCATAGCAGGGGAGATAAAGGATGCTAATTTGACGGTAGTGCACCTGGCCAGTAACGATGGAAAATATTTATTTAATGGCAACAACATCCCTGCTGGAAGCCCTCAGGGAACTTATTCTGGTTCAAATACATGGAATGTGACGGATTACTGCATAAATACTCCAGTCAATATCCTTAATTACAATAATCTCGATGGATTTTTCTATAAAATTATGATGAGTATTTTAACAGTTAAATACGAAGCACCTGCCACCAACGACCCTGATTTAAAAATACCAAGCATCGAAACTTCTCAACTATTACTTAACCAGCCCAGCCAGGTGCTGGTAAATATTTTCAACAGCGGTAATAGCAGTGCCAGCTCATTTTATGTTAAACTATTTGATGGGGCCACAGAAATTGGAAGTAAATTAATATCCAATTTAGATGCATGGAGTAGTACATCTGTATCTTTTAACTGGACTCCCGACAGTGCCGGTTATCACAACCTTAAAGCAATTGTAGACACAGAAAACACGGTTGATGAGAGTAATGAAACCAATAACCAACTTACACTGCAAGTTCTGGTTGAAAAATTACGTCCAGATTTAACGGTGCTTAATTTAACCCTGCCTTCATCCAGCTCAGTGAATACAACTTATAATATAACAACCGTGATTGCCAATACTGGTTTAAATCAGAGCGCTTCATTTTTAGTCAAATTATTTGACAATGGACAGGAAGTGGGAAGTCAAAGCATTAATAATTTAAATGTTAATGAAAATAGAACTCTAACATTTTCATGGAAACCAAACACCATCGGATCACATATCCTAAAGATAGTAATAGATCCATTAAATGTGATTAATGAAACTAATAAGACTAATAATGAATTATCACAATCAATACTGGTTAAAGAAGCAGGTAAAATAGTAGTGTTTTTAATTAGTGACACCACCGGAACCAACATATTGAACACCGCGGCACTGGAAATATTGAGTGAATATCCTGAGAGGTTCATTATCCAGATTAGGAGTAACAGCCAGGTGGGGAATATGACTGATAGCGAACTTGTCAGTTACCTTTCAAGCTGTGACGTTTTTATTGGGGAATGGTTAAGTACCAGTGTAGGCACAAAACTGCTTTCGATTTTAAAGTCCCAGCCAGCGCTGGCCAATAAATCTGTTTTTCTGATACTGGAACCACCAGTATCCTCATTATCTGAATCTGTAGAATTAATGAAATATTCAACTATAAATGGAGTTAAATTACTCAGCAGTTACAACACAACCCAACTAACCAACTATTACAATAAAACCTCCCGTGGAACCGAATACAGTGACGTCTTAAGCTACATTAATTCATGTGGTTTCCCCTCATTATACAATCAAGCCACTTTATACAAAGATTTAAATGACAAGGATAACCTTAAAAATCAGATATTATGGGCCCTGAACCTGGCAGGAGCAGAAGTAACCTACCTTAACCCAACATATTCCATAGGTAAACAGGATTATGGAATCTACCGTCACAAGTGGTATGTTAAGTGGGATTCCACCACCAATCAATATGTTATGGATCTGGAAAGTTACATGGCAGATTACTTTGTAAGTGGCCGGCCCTGTGTGGGTTTAATTGAAAGTACCATGTATCTGGAAAGTGAGATGCTTCAACCATATTACGAGATAATTGAAGCCTTAGAAGCTAAGGGTTTGAATGTAATACCTGTTCTGGCAGCCGGTGGAAGCAGCACTCAACTTAAAGTAATGCTTCAGGCATTTACCAATGCCACTGATGTGGTGGCCTTCGTTAACAACACCTCAAATTATTTAATAAGAGTAGATGCTGTTATTGAGATGCCTGCCTATGGATTAGGTGGAGATAATTTCACCAGCACCACCGACTTTTTTAATGCCCTGAATGTCCCTATTATACGGGCCATTCACTCAGATAGTATCACCAATGAACAGTGGGAATTGAGCAGTACCGGACTACCCACCGCTGGTGGAGATAAATGGTGGCATATATCAATTTCTGAAGCACAGGGTATAATACTGGCCACATTCATTGGTGGAAAAAATACGGTGATAAATAACCAGACCGGGGCTGAAATTCTAGGTTACGTGCCTCAAAGTGTGAATATTGAGTCTATGGCTGATAAAATAAGAGCATGGGTTCAATTAAAATACACATCCAATGCAGATAAACTCCTGGCAATTATATATTACAACTATCCTCCGGGAAAAGACAACATAGGATCCAGTTATATGAATACCGTGGAGAGTGTTTACAATCTTCTGAATATTTTAAAAAGTGAGGGTTACAATGTTACAGATATACCTAAAAACGAGTCAGCCCTTAGGGAACTGATGCTGGCTGTGGGCATAAATGTAGCTAATTGGGCTCCAGGAGTGCTGGTGAATCTCACGGAAAACCCCAATGTCATATTATATCCCGTGTCAAGTTATCAGGCCTGGTTCTCAAAACTGGACAATTTAACACAGCTCCAGGTAATTGAAGGACCCGTGGCTTATATTGGGGAGTTATGTAAAAAAGCAGTTGATTTAAACTACACTGAGGATATGGCAGAAAAGATAGATGCGTGGTATTCCGAGATCATTGCCCTTTTACCTGAAAACCGTACAGCAGCAGCGACGCCGGTTCTAAACAATATCAAAACAGCTCTGAAAAATTACGTATCCACCAAAAACGCCACCTATTACCAACAGTTTTTAACTTACAAGGCACAGTTTTTTGCATTGAATGTTTCTGGAATGAATGGTTGGGGTAATATACCAGGTAATGTGATGGTGGTTAAAAAGAATGGTGTTGATTATTTTGTAATCCCTGGATTGAAGTTCGGGAACATATTCATAGGCCCTGAACCTCAACGTGGATGGGAGGCAGATGCAGATAAGCTATACCACAGCAGTGCAGTAGCCCCTCCACACCAGTACCTGGCATACTTTGCCTACTTGCAGGAACAGGGCACCTCTGCCATGATATTCATGGGAAGACACGCTACTCACGAATGGTTACCTGGAAAAGAAACCATTCTCGCCACCTATGATCTACCAAGCGTGGTAACTGGTAGCATTCCCCAAATATATTTCTATATCTCTGATGGTCTGGCTGAAGGAATACAAGCAAAAAGAAGAGGTTTTGCTGTAATGATATCTCACCTAACACCACCAATGACTTTCACTGCACTCTATGGAGATTTAGGAAAACTATCCACTTTGGTAAGTGATTATGACGGCGCTAATGCCACAGTAAGACAAGATATATTGACCCAGATTGCACAGATAATCAAGAAAAATAGTTATAACATGGGAAACACCACGGTTTTGACAGGAGACGCATTGATTGCTGCTGTGGAATCATATTTATATGATATTCAAAGCACCCTTTACCCTTATGGTCTTCATGCCATTGGTTCACCATGGACTGATGAAGAAATCGCTCTTTTGGTGACATCCATGTTATCTGTGGATACAGAATACCTCACCGGAGGCGGAACCACTTCTCTGTTTAATGAAGTGGCTAAGATATTGAAAGGGAAAAATTATACTGATTTAACGGCTGCTGAAAAACAGACTGTTCAACAGAAATCTATAAGCATCGTTACTTCCCTGATTAAATGGGACGTGACAACAGTTGCCACTCTTTTAACCACCAGCCCCAGCGCCAATCTCAAGGCCATCCTGCTTAAAGGAAAAGAATATATTAAAGCAGTAAACGATAGTGTGTCTAATGAAATTAACAGCCTTTTAGATGCCTTAAATGGAGGTTACGTATCTCCTGGATCTGGAGGAGACCCTATAAGTAATCCTGATGTTTTACCAACAGGAACCAATTTCTTCGATGATCAATCATCTGAGATACCTACTAAAGAAGCATATGAGTATGCTAAAACCCTGGCCTTACTGGCCATGGCCAATATGAATGATGATATGGAAAAAATCGCTCTGGGCATATGGTGTGTGGAAACTGCCCGGGACGACGGTGCACTGGTGGCCATGGTATTGTATTTCCTGGGAATGGAACCACAGTGGTCCAGTTCACCCAGTGCAGGGGTTAATGGACATATACTTAACACCATGCCCAAATACGTGGAATTATCCAATCTGATTCGGCCAAGTGGCTGGGAAAAGAAAAGAATAGATGTGGTAATCATCACCAGTGGATTATTCAGAGACCTTTACTCCAGACAGGCCATACTTCTGGATAATGCATTCCGGGTGGCTCTGGCCAGATCTTATTATACCATCATTAACAACAATACCCTTAAAAATCTGAATGTGAAAACCGCTTTAGATAAGATAATGGATGGTATTGGATATTATGGTCTGGGCAGTGAAGAATTAAGTCAAAATTATGTAGCAAAACACTGGGTGGAAGACTTCATTTATTATCTGTCTTTAAATATGACTCCGGAGTACGCTGGTGAAATGGCCATCTCCCGCATATTCGCTCCACCTGAAGGCGATTATGGTGCAGGAATTGCTAAGGCCGCTTCACTGAGCTGGACCTGGGAAGAAAGGATGGAAGTGGCGGAGTACTATCTTAAACGAATGGGACATATTTACACTAAAAATAACTGGGGGGTAACCAATCCGGCAGTATTTGCCCGAGCCCTTAGCGGAATAGATACCATGTTCGCCAGTAGGAACACCAACCTTTATGGTGTCCTGGATAACGATGACTTCTTCGACTACTGGGGAGGTCTTTCCATGGCCCTGGAGAAAGTTAATGGTAAAGTACCCAACTTCTATGTACTGGATTATGCCAACAAGAACAATGCCAAAACCTTAACCATAGAACAATACATTAACCGGGAATTAGTAACCAGGGAATTCAATCCCAGCTACATCAAAGCCATGATGAACGAGGGTTACGACGGTGCCCGGTACTTCTCTAAATTCATGAAAAACCTTAAAGGGTGGGCTACTACCAGACCAAGCGCAGTATTGAATGATTACTGGAATAATGTGGTGGATATCTATATCAAAGATAAATACAATATAGGAGTTAACCAATTCCTTAACAGCGCTGACAACACCTACGCTCTTATCAGTATGACTGGTACGCTGCTGGAAATGGCTTATAAAGGTATCTGGAAAACCGATGTAAATACCCTGAAATTGGTGGCTAATCAATGGGCTCAAGCAGCCATAAATAATGGTGTGGCCTGTTGTGACTGCAGCTGCGGTAACCTGGCCATGATGGAGTGGGCTTCACAATTTATAAACCCTAATATTTTGGCTCAATTCAAAAGCACCATTTATGCTGCAACGCAATCAGCCAGTTTTGCCCCAAGCCCCACACCTAACCCCTCTCAAGGTGGATCACCATCATCTGGAAGTTCAACTCCTCAAAGTAGTGAGTCTGGTTCCAGCAGCTCTGATTCGTCTTCCAGTGCCAGTGAATCTGGTTCTGCTGGTTCAGATTCCAACCAGGAAAAAGTAGACGAATCTCAGACAACTCCAGGTGAGAGTGGTGAGAAGGCATACGAAGTTAGTGAATCCAGTTCAGGAGCATCAACCAAATCAGATATGCCAATTTATGCCATTTTAGGTTTAGTATGTTTAATTGGCCTATTTGGTGCAGGTTACTACTTCGGCCCTAGAAAGAATAATTAATTCTTTTTTAGGGTAATTTTTTATTTTTTTGAAGTTGAAAATTTTTCTTGGAGATATCTAATTCATTAACAAAAACAAGGCAAATAAGCTTAATCATCTATCTCCTTAATTATTCTATTTATTCTTTCTAAGAAATTTTTTTGCATCGATAAATATTGATTTTGCCTATTCTTGAGATCCTTTAAGTAGTTATAGTTTTATTTAAAATAGAATCATAAACAATTAAATGTAAAATAATCCAATATTCTTTTAATTAATAAAATTTATTTTAATAGTTCACGGTGTAAAATGATATCCTTAATCTGTGTTTACAATAATAAAGAATATTTAGATGAGATTCTGCTTAAAAGTCTTAAAAAGCAGGATAATTTTGAATTTATCCCTGTGGATAATAATACCCACGACACGTTTACTTCGGCATCTTCTGCCTTAAACCATGGATCTTTAAAGGCAAAAGGAAAATATTTAATGTTCGTCCATCAGGATGTGGAATTTTTAGAGGAATATTCATTTAAATTATTAGAAGAACAATTAGATAATCTAAACAATTTAGGTATGGCTGGAGTTGCTGGAAAATCAGGAAAATCCCGGGAAGTTTTGACCAATATTTTGCATGGAATACCACCAGCCCCCGCAGGTAAACATAAAATAAACGAACCGGAAAAAGTAGAAACAATAGATGAGTGTTTGATGATTGTCCCTAGAGAACTATTTGAAAAAATTCAATTTGATGAGGAGGTCTGTAGTGGATGGCACCTTTATGGTGTTGATTATTGTTTAACTCTTAAAAATTTAAATTACAATAATTATGTCCTTCCTTTAACCGTCCACCACCATTCCAATGCATCATCCTATAATGAAGAGTATTTCCATACTTTAAAGAAGCTCTTTAAAAAGCACAGCAATGAATCAACCATTTACACTACCATGAATAACTGGCACAGTAACTACCCCTTACTTCTTCAGAGGTTTTTAGACAGCCCTCTGTGGACTTTAAAACAATTTTTAAAAAGATTAACATGATGCCCACCATCACCCTAATCATATTGAACTGGAACAACTGGAAAGACACTGTTGAGTGTTTAGAATCAGTTTATAATATTAACTACCCTGAATTTAAGGTGATAGTTGTTGACAATGGCTCTGAAGATGAGTCTATTGAAAAAATAAAAGAATATTGCGAAGGCAAATTAAAAGTTAAGTCAAAATTCTTCAAATACAATCCTGAATCGAAAACAATAGATATCCAGGAATACCCTAAAGAATCTTCTTCACCGAATAATCCCCAACAACTCATTATAATAGCAAATGATGATAATTATGGTTTTGCCGGTGGAAATAATATTGGTATGAAGTTCGTATTGGATAATATACCATCAGAATATGTTCTACTTTTAAACAATGACACTGTGGTGGATAAAGACTTATTAAACCACCTGGTTGAACCGGTACTTGAAGACCCGGCAATCGGTTTTGTTGGTCCTGCAGTTTTATATTATGATTATAAAGGAAGTAAGAATACTATTAATTTTGCTGGCGGTAAATACAACCCCTGGACGGGGCATGTTTCCCATATGGAACTTAAAAAAGAATATACGTCTAATCTAAAATCAAAGTACGTGGACTATTTAGAAGCATCCTGCGTTTTAGTGAAAACAGAGATGATTAAAAAGATTGGTATGCTCAATACCCAGTATTTTCTCTACTGGGAGGATAATGAGTGGTGTATGAGAGGATTAAGAGCAGGTTATAAATGTTACTTCCAGTCAAAAGCAAAAATTTGGCATAAGATCTCTGTTTCCAGCCCACATCACAATAAAATTTATTACATGGGCCGTAACAAGTTTTGGTTTATAAAAGAATACTCCACTAAACTCCAGTTAGTCTTATCTGTAATCTATTTCATATTTCTCGAATTTATCCCTTTTTCATTTTACTACGGGGTTTACACTGCCTGGTATCCTGAGTTTATTAAGTGTTATTTTAAGGGAGCAATTAAAGGTCTTAAAACAAATCAAAAAGAATAAGCTTCTTTTAACCTTTTCTCCATAATATTCCAATCATACTTTTCTATATAGGCCCTGCGGGCATTTCTCCCTAACCTCATCCTATACTCTTCATCGTCCCTTAATCTCACTAAAACTTTCTTTAATGAATCAACATCAGCGTAGGGTACCGTTTCCCCGCACTCTTCTTTTTTTATTATTCTGCTGATGCCCATTTCCTTATTCACAATAATGGGTTTACCACACATCATGGCCTCAAATACCTTGTTGGGACTGTCATATTTTGCTCTTGGGATTTTAGGGTCTAAGAATCTGAATAATAAATCCGATTCAATAGTTCTATCTAAAATATCCTCATAGGTAGGGAGCCATCCCATGTAATATATTTTACCCTCTTCATCCGAGGAATATTCTTTAAAATCCTCTGCATCAGGACCAGAACCTCCGATTAATAGTTTAACATTATCCAGTCCTTCAACGGCTTCCACCATATAATTTATTCCCCTTTGTTTGAGGATTCCTCCGCCGTAGAATATCTTTAAATTATCACCAGAGGGTCTTTCAATGTTCTCCAATATATCAGGAGGTGAATTATAAATATAGACCACATTATTCACTTTTGCCCCTTTCACTTCCGAGTATCTGTTTTCATCAGTTAAAAATAGGGTATCTGTAAACCCAATCCCCCATTTTTCAACTGCAGATACGATTTTTCTAACCAGTTTACTTAAAAAGTAGGGTTTCATATCCGGGAAGTTATTGGCATAGAAGTCGTAAATGGTGTAAAACAGTTTATTGCCCTTTAATAATTTTGCAATTATAGATGGATACAGTGTATCTAAATCGCAGCTATGAACCACATCATAGTCGTGTTTTAATAAAAACATTAATTCATATATCCACCACAAGGGGAGATATAGTAATGCGGTGAATGTGTCGTAGGGTGCATTTAAACCGAATTTGTGAATTGTATAGGGATATTTATCATTTAAGTTATTTTGACGATCCCATACCAGTAAGTTCACCTCAAATCCCTGTTTATGGAGTGAGTCTGCTGTTTTAAATACAGCTGAATCAGTGGTTTTTGAGCGAATAAGTAATAATCTCATGTTTTTCATCCGAATCTTTTTAAAAATTTATAATTTATTCTGTAAATTACATTGAAGATCTTTCGCATGGCCTTGTCAAACACATTTAGACTTAACTGTTCCACAGGAACCTCACTATCTAATGATATATCACCACAGCCCAATCTTTCAACTTCTGCATTTAATCCGTCTCTTGATCCTTTAATCTTGTATTTAATACCAGAAACTCCATTTAATACAGCGTACCCCGTGCTCAGTATCTCACTTAAGAGTAAAGATGGTAGGATGATTATTCTCTCTTTAATGTTAAAGTATTTTCTAAGTATAATGTATCTTCCTTTTTCCAGGTGGTATATCTTCTCAGGTGATACATTTAGTTGGTAGTCGTGACATATTTTAGAATCAGTTATTAAATAAATAGAATACCCCATTGATCCGGCTCTCCATGAGAATTCAACGTCTTCCATGTAGACCAGGAAATTGCTATCAAAGCCACCTATCTTATCATAGTCTTTTCTTTTCATGGCAAAGCAAGCCCCAGATATGGCATTAATTTTCTCATTTTCCACGTGAAGATCACTACTTTCGCCTAAACCCCTGGTGAAGGCCAGACCTGTGAAATGCAGTATGTTTCCACAGGTGTTCACATCACCACCATCGTAGAATAGTATTTTAGGAGTGGTAACTATATTAGATTCCTGAGTTAATGGCTGTACCAGTTTTTCCAGCGAATCTTTGAAGACTTTTGTATCTGGATTTAAAATTACTAAAAA
The nucleotide sequence above comes from Methanobacterium alcaliphilum. Encoded proteins:
- a CDS encoding glycosyltransferase family 4 protein → MRLLLIRSKTTDSAVFKTADSLHKQGFEVNLLVWDRQNNLNDKYPYTIHKFGLNAPYDTFTALLYLPLWWIYELMFLLKHDYDVVHSCDLDTLYPSIIAKLLKGNKLFYTIYDFYANNFPDMKPYFLSKLVRKIVSAVEKWGIGFTDTLFLTDENRYSEVKGAKVNNVVYIYNSPPDILENIERPSGDNLKIFYGGGILKQRGINYMVEAVEGLDNVKLLIGGSGPDAEDFKEYSSDEEGKIYYMGWLPTYEDILDRTIESDLLFRFLDPKIPRAKYDSPNKVFEAMMCGKPIIVNKEMGISRIIKKEECGETVPYADVDSLKKVLVRLRDDEEYRMRLGRNARRAYIEKYDWNIMEKRLKEAYSF
- a CDS encoding glycosyltransferase family 2 protein, whose amino-acid sequence is MSLINDISVVIVTYNHRDYIENCLNSLDLNNLEVIVVDNGSTDGTLELVHDNFPQIKLIVPEENLGYGMGNNRGVQHCHRQFLVILNPDTKVFKDSLEKLVQPLTQESNIVTTPKILFYDGGDVNTCGNILHFTGLAFTRGLGESSDLHVENEKINAISGACFAMKRKDYDKIGGFDSNFLVYMEDVEFSWRAGSMGYSIYLITDSKICHDYQLNVSPEKIYHLEKGRYIILRKYFNIKERIIILPSLLLSEILSTGYAVLNGVSGIKYKIKGSRDGLNAEVERLGCGDISLDSEVPVEQLSLNVFDKAMRKIFNVIYRINYKFLKRFG